A genomic stretch from Desulfolutivibrio sulfodismutans DSM 3696 includes:
- a CDS encoding nitrogenase component 1, with translation MKLYHKLLPLATGYFGVSSALYAFDGLVVVYGPAGGAWHINIEDEPRWYRGPATVVGAGLLEMDVILGNDDTFINNIATVSMQLERRFVALAGTPISEIIGTDLKGFSRTLESRTSRPVFMVPTAGSEPYPEGAAKAFLALARKFMVQPEATRKNGINVLGAIHLSTGKEEHIEPLLSAIEQAGYSLVSVFSVPRPGQADPLSAIRQAPEAQRNVVVSTSGLALADHMFAAYGIPYVVGMPVGLRGRDDFFALLRGEAVTPAPAPVGSPPCRHALVIGEPVLGYGLKRCLRLDFGVPEVDVVSVTPAQALYQSAPGCLGTLVERGPRDVCTDSEQDIEALMNDPAVDCVIADPCYAALLTRPTRFIPMPHIAMSARLNWDLPYEYAVDKGYDYLAGQFSGTPQP, from the coding sequence ATGAAGCTTTACCATAAACTGCTTCCCCTGGCCACGGGCTACTTTGGCGTCAGTTCGGCGCTGTACGCCTTCGACGGCCTCGTGGTGGTCTACGGCCCGGCCGGAGGGGCCTGGCACATCAACATCGAGGACGAGCCGCGCTGGTACCGGGGACCGGCCACCGTGGTCGGGGCCGGACTCCTGGAGATGGACGTGATCCTGGGCAACGACGACACGTTCATCAACAATATCGCCACGGTCTCCATGCAGCTTGAGCGGCGCTTCGTGGCCCTGGCCGGGACGCCCATCTCCGAAATCATCGGCACGGACCTCAAGGGCTTTTCCCGAACCCTGGAATCCCGGACCTCGCGGCCCGTGTTCATGGTTCCCACGGCCGGTTCCGAACCCTACCCCGAGGGAGCCGCCAAGGCCTTTCTGGCCCTGGCCCGAAAGTTCATGGTCCAACCGGAGGCCACGCGCAAAAACGGCATCAACGTCCTGGGGGCCATCCACCTGTCCACGGGCAAGGAGGAGCACATCGAGCCCCTGCTCTCGGCCATCGAACAGGCCGGATATTCCCTGGTCAGCGTGTTCTCCGTGCCCCGCCCGGGCCAGGCCGACCCCCTTTCGGCCATCCGCCAGGCCCCCGAGGCCCAGCGCAACGTGGTGGTCTCCACCAGCGGCCTGGCCCTGGCCGACCATATGTTCGCCGCCTACGGGATTCCCTACGTGGTCGGCATGCCCGTGGGACTGCGCGGTCGCGACGACTTTTTCGCCCTGCTGCGCGGGGAGGCCGTCACCCCGGCCCCGGCCCCGGTCGGCAGCCCGCCGTGCCGCCACGCCCTGGTCATCGGGGAACCGGTCCTGGGCTACGGCCTCAAACGCTGCCTGCGCCTGGACTTCGGCGTCCCCGAGGTGGACGTGGTTTCCGTCACCCCGGCCCAGGCCCTCTACCAGAGCGCCCCGGGATGCCTCGGAACCCTGGTGGAGCGCGGCCCCCGCGACGTGTGCACGGACAGCGAGCAGGACATCGAGGCCCTGATGAACGATCCGGCCGTGGACTGCGTCATCGCCGACCCGTGCTACGCGGCCCTGCTGACCCGGCCGACCCGGTTCATCCCCATGCCGCATATCGCCATGAGCGCCCGGCTCAACTGGGATCTGCCCTACGAATACGCCGTGGACAAGGGGTACGACTATCTGGCCGGACAGTTCTCCGGAACGCCGCAGCCGTAA
- a CDS encoding HypC/HybG/HupF family hydrogenase formation chaperone: MCLAVPAEVIRIADGVATCRLGEGQSLIRASLMLLPDLPSPGDQLMVHAGFALRIMDPAEAEETLRLLRGGECPIEGDATACAAIPGAPANALRKA, encoded by the coding sequence ATGTGTCTCGCAGTTCCCGCCGAAGTCATCCGCATTGCCGACGGAGTGGCCACCTGCCGCCTGGGCGAAGGACAATCGCTCATCCGGGCGTCGCTTATGCTTCTGCCTGACCTCCCCAGCCCCGGGGACCAACTCATGGTGCATGCCGGGTTCGCCCTGCGGATCATGGACCCGGCCGAGGCCGAGGAGACCTTGCGCCTGCTTCGCGGCGGCGAGTGTCCCATCGAGGGGGACGCCACGGCCTGCGCGGCCATCCCCGGCGCGCCCGCCAACGCCCTCCGGAAGGCCTAG
- the hypD gene encoding hydrogenase formation protein HypD, translating into MHQTLLRQFRDPELCHTLLTRLRAELDGELRFMEVCGTHTVAIFQSGLRSLLPPQVVHLSGPGCPVCVTHESEVNAFLDLAGRPGVIVATFGDLMRVPGSRGRNLKSAQAEGARVAVVYSPPDALALARDNPGDTVVFLGVGFETTAPTVAGTVLMAREQGLSNFKVLAFHKLVPPALEVLLSDTEAGIDAFILPGHVSAVIGTEPYGFIASRFGKSATVTGFEPVDILESLLFLAQRRRQGRAEVKNLYRRVVSDTSNPRALEVMNRVFRPCDALWRGLGRIPDSGLEFTDEFEDVDAKRRYGLSIEECPPLPGCKCGEVLRGRLRPDQCPLFKKACTPAKPVGPCMVSTEGSCAAYYKYQVE; encoded by the coding sequence ATGCACCAGACCCTCCTGCGCCAGTTCCGCGACCCCGAACTGTGCCATACCCTGCTTACGCGCCTGCGAGCCGAACTGGACGGCGAGTTGCGCTTCATGGAGGTCTGCGGCACGCACACCGTGGCCATCTTCCAAAGCGGGCTCCGCTCGCTGTTGCCGCCCCAGGTCGTGCATCTCTCCGGCCCCGGCTGCCCGGTGTGCGTGACCCACGAATCCGAGGTCAACGCCTTCCTGGACCTTGCCGGACGCCCGGGCGTGATCGTGGCCACCTTCGGGGATCTCATGCGCGTCCCCGGCAGCCGGGGGCGCAACCTGAAAAGCGCCCAGGCCGAGGGGGCGCGGGTGGCCGTGGTCTATTCGCCCCCGGACGCCCTGGCCCTGGCCCGGGACAACCCCGGGGACACCGTGGTGTTTTTGGGCGTGGGCTTTGAGACCACGGCCCCCACCGTGGCCGGCACGGTGCTCATGGCCCGGGAGCAGGGGCTGTCCAACTTCAAGGTTCTGGCCTTCCACAAGCTGGTCCCCCCCGCCCTGGAGGTGCTCCTCTCCGACACGGAGGCGGGCATCGACGCCTTCATCCTGCCCGGCCACGTCTCGGCGGTCATCGGGACCGAGCCCTACGGATTCATCGCCTCCCGCTTTGGCAAATCGGCCACGGTCACCGGTTTCGAGCCCGTGGACATCCTCGAATCCCTGCTGTTTTTGGCCCAGCGCCGGAGGCAGGGACGGGCCGAGGTCAAAAACCTCTACCGCCGGGTGGTTTCCGATACGAGCAACCCCCGGGCCCTGGAGGTCATGAACCGGGTTTTTCGGCCCTGCGACGCCCTGTGGCGCGGCCTGGGCCGCATTCCGGACTCCGGGCTGGAATTTACCGATGAATTCGAGGATGTGGACGCGAAACGCCGGTATGGTCTGAGCATTGAGGAATGCCCGCCCCTGCCCGGCTGCAAATGCGGCGAGGTGCTCCGGGGCCGTCTGCGGCCCGACCAATGCCCCCTGTTCAAGAAGGCCTGCACCCCGGCCAAGCCCGTGGGGCCCTGCATGGTC